The following nucleotide sequence is from Pseudomonas sessilinigenes.
CGCAAGCATCCCGAGCGCCACTGGTTCAAGCACGTGATCTCGCCCCTGGCCGGTATCGTGATCCTGGTCGCGGCCCTGGCCAGCATGAACGAGCATGCCAAATGGCTCGGCAGTGCATGGTTGTGTATCGGCCTGGTGCTGGCATGGGTGCTCCAACGCAAAGGCCGGCTCGCCAGTATCGACCTATCGGCATGACTCTCTCCCGGGCGCCAGGGGTGCCCTCTTCCAATCGTCGTAAGCACAAAGGCACATCATGCATTTCGACCAACAACATCGCATTGCGGCCCCCGGAGGGCAGATATGGACCGCCATCAGGCACGGCGAATCATCTGGCCTGCCCCTGGTCGTCGTGCATGGCGGTCCCGGCTCCAATCACTTGTACCTGTCGAACTTCAGCGAACACCTCAAGGAGCGTTCCCTGATCTACTACGACCAACTCGACAGCGGCTATTCAGCCCGTCCTAACGATGCTGCCCATTGGACACTGGAGCGCGCTTGCGATGAATTGGCCGCGGTCGTCGAATTCCACGGGCTCACCCGATTCCACCTGCTCGGCAGCTCCTGGGGCGGCTCGATTGCAGCGGCCTATGCCAGTTGCCAGGACCCTCGGCTGGCCAGCCTGGTCCTCGCCGGGCCGTTGATCAGCGCCGCCGACTGGAACGCCGACAACCGGGCCCATCTGCAAAAACTCCCCAGCCCGTGGCGCGAGGTCCTGTTGGCAGGCGACTCAGGGCATCCGCAATTCGAAGAGGCGCTGCAAATGTTCAACCGCAGGCACATGCTCAGGCTCGACGAAGAGCCGCCGTTCATCAAGGAATCTGATCGCTTGTACAACAGCACGCTGTTTCGCCACATGTGGGGAATCGCGGACTTCTTTGGCGATGGCACCCTCTGCGAACTGGACCTGCGCGATGCCCTGCGACGGATCAAGTGCCCCACGCATTTTATCGTTGGCGAACACGACGAATGCAGCCCCGCCGCCATACGGCGCTATGTCCGCTACCTGGACAATGGTGGCGAGCATGTAGTGCCGGAGGCCTCCCACCTGGCCCATATCGAACAGCCGGAGCTGTTCTTTGGCTGGCTCGGTGAAACCCTCGCGCGCTACGACGCGCTGGCTTGAAGGTTGAGTCGAAAACAGGCGATTGCGGGTCGGTACAAGGCCGTCCCGCTGCCCGCGATAATCGGCACCACAGCGACATCCGAACTCAAGGCGAGGGGCGAAACAAGCACGGCATGCGGCGACCGAACGGCCCACTCAATCGACGAACATCCCACCACACTAGAGCTGCAAAATCGTTATAGCCCTGCTTCCAGCAACCTGGTTGCTAGTACTGGACTTCATGCAGCGTCCTCATCTATGCCGCTCGAAACATCCACAAACAGGCAGCGATCCCGCTATATCGATATTTAGTAGCGCCCGTTGCGTATGAAAATGTTTCATTGTAAGAATTGCCGGGTCATATGGATCGGCGCTTCGAGGGCCGAGTCGTACTCAGGCAGGCTCCCCTGACTTTCTGAATGCTTTAGGCCGGCACCTCTTATGGAAAACCCTGGTATCGAATACACCGACAAGCAGCGCTGGTTCGCCCTGACCAAGATCAACACGCTTTCGGTGCTTTCGCAGGTCGTGCAGATCGGCACCATCACGCCCTTGCTGTCGCTGTCACTGGAACAACAAAACGTTGAGCCGGCCAAGATCGGGGTGATTGTCAGCGCCTCCTGGATCGCGATCCTGCTGCTATACAAAGTCGTTCCACGACTGCTGGGGCAGCTGGGACTGGTCAGGGCCAATATCCTCAGCGCAGCACTGACCATTGCCGCGCTGATCGGCATGACCCTGACCAGCAACCTGGTGCTGATCTTTGCCTTGAACTTCATCCTGGGCATCGGCTTGATCCTGCGCTGGATCGCCTGCGATACCTGGATCGTCTCGGTCGCGTCCAGGAACGAACGTGGCCGAGCGATCGGCGTGCATGAAACCCTCATGGGCCTGGGTATCGCGGTGGGCCCGCTACTACTGGTGGTGTTCGGAGTCGGCAGTGTCGTGCCTTACTACGCCTGCGCCACCATCGTGCTGATCTCCGGGGGCCTGGCCCTGACCTTGAAGGAGCACGACACGCAGCCGCAGACCCCGACGCAGAAACGCCATGCGAAGCTGTTCGGCGTGATTCCAGTGGCCCTGTGCGGAGCCTTCATTGCCGGATTTGCCGAAACCTCGTCGGTGTCGTTCCTGGCCGGCTACAGCCTCTGGGCGGGGTATGCCCTGACCGCCGCGACGCTGTTGATCTCGGTGTTCGGGGTGGGCGGCACGGTCCTGCAGCTGCCGATTGGCTGGGTGGCCGACCGCACCTCCTGCAAGGCCGGGCAACTGATCTGCTGCCTGGTGCTGCTGTTGGGCACGGTGGCCATTCCCTTCAGCCAACCCTTTCCATGGCTGGCCACATTCATCGTGTTCTTCTGGGGTGGAGCCATCGGGGGCATGAACACGTTGGCGGTGATCGAGGCGGGGCATCGAGTAGACGAACATCAGGTCTCCACGGCCATGACCGCCATCGCGATGTTCTATACCTTGGGCAGCGTGCTGGGGCCGATCATCACCGGGGCCACGGTGTCCTATATCAGTCCACATGGCCTGATGATTTCGGTGGGGGTAGCCGGGGCGCTGTTCGTTGCGCTACTGGCGCTGCGCCGGTCGGCGACAGTCCAGTGAAGCCCGCCCGGTTCTCTACCGGAGAACCAGGCGCTTACCTTGCTGGCGACAAGTTGCCGAACAGCTCCACAAGGCCATGGGGAGCTTGCTCATTGAAGAACACCTCGAGGTTGTTCCCGGTTTGCGTGGCCGCGTCAGAGCTGCGAGCGAACAGCTCCTGCTCATAGGCAAGCAATGCCGCTTCCAGATCATCACCCGACTCACAAATCGCCCTGGCGAGTTCCGCCCCGTCGTACATGGCCAGGTTCGCGCCTTCCCCGGCAAAGGGCGACATGAGGTGCGCCGCATCACCTAGCAACGTCACCCCTGGTACGCGCGCCCAACAGTGAGCGATGGGCAACTCGTGGATCGGGCGCAGGACTGGCGTGCTCTCGCAGTCGTCGATAAGTGCCGTGAGCGCCGGCGACCATCCTTCGAACTCCCGGGCAAGCCGCGGCAAGGCCGTTGCCGGCCGGGAAAGATCGAGGTTCTGGAACCAGTTCTCCGGCACTTTCAACGCCACATAGGCCTGGAGCGTTCCATCGCGATGGCGATGGGCAAAGATTCCCTTGCCCGGCATCGTGGCCATCAAGGTGCCCTGCCCGATCAACTGGGCACTGGCAGCATGACGAGCGTCGGCGTCGAAAAGAAACGTCTCTACAAATGAAATGCCGGTGTACTGCGGTCTTGTCGCGGTAAGTAACGGGCGTACCTTCGACCAGGCGCCATCGGCGCCAACCAGCAGGTCGGCCTGGCTCGAAGAACCATCGGCAAACACCAGTTGATGGCGCCCATTACCCATCGATATCGCCTGGGTCAGCTTGTGGTTCCAGCGAACACAGCCTTCGGGGAGCGAGTCGAGCAGCATCTGGCGAAGCTCGCCCCGATCCACTTCCGGCCTGCTGCTTGCCCCGGTGGAGGGGCGGTCCAGGAGGACCTTGCCCGTGCTGTCGCAGATCCGTTTGGCGTCTTCGCCAGGGCGAACAAGGCGCAAGAACTCCTCGTGCAAACCGGCGGCCTTCAACGCCGGCTGTCCATTGTGCTGGTGAATATCCAGCAGCCCGCCCTGGGAGCGGGCCATGGCCGAAGACTCGGCCTCATACACCGTGGCAACCACTCCATGCCGGTGCAGGACCCGGGCCAGGGTCAAGCCGCCAAGTCCCGCACCGATGATCGCAATCGCCCTGTCGGTCCCTCTTGTTGCCTTGTTCATCGACAGCCCCTCCTTCCGGGACTCTCAACGGCACCGGCGGTATCGCCGGTGCGTTGTGCCACGACTACTCGACTCTCTCGACATCCCAGCCGTCGAAGAAGGTCCCATAGGCCTCGGCCAATTCATTGAAGGCCATGCACCTGCGAAAAAGCTTGTCCGCGGGCAATGACTCGACCTTGCTGACGCATAGCGTCAGGTTGCCGTCGTCATTCTCATGAACGCTCTCGACGAGGTAGTCACTCTCGATGAGTTCGCTATAGACGCCCTTGAGATCATCCTCGTTCTTGCCGAAGAAAAAGAACCCCCACTTCAGCGGTTCCGACGTGTCCCAACCGTTGTTTTGCATATCTGTATAAGCAGCATCAATCGACGCCTGGCTGGTATTCATTCCATTCCTTAGATACTGATTCAATGGTCTTCCAGGCGGCTTTCGGCCGGCCGGAAATGTCACTTGGGGCGAGCCTGGCGATGGGCCGATTCAATCCCAGTAGACGGTATATACCTGGTAGCCGTCCTGTGGTTCTGGCGCACCGGCGTGCTTGCCATAAGGCCAGCCGACGATAATGCCATCGGACTCCAGGCCCTCGATCCACTGATCGGCGACAGCTTGCGGTGCCGATGAGTAGACATGGATGTTTTCTGCCGCTGGCCAGTCGTCGCACTCCAGCGCTTCGCACCAGTCCTGATGCAGGCCTACATAGACGCCTTGCACGTCAGGCCGTTGTTCTATGCACTTGAACCGGGCATGGATTTCCCGGATCGATGGGCGCCCAAAGCCCCATTGGTTGGGTGCGATGGACTGCTCCTGGTCGTTGCCCAGGAAGTACTCATCCAGGGTAACGATGGGGAAATGATCTTCATCCAGTGCGTCCAGCGCTTCGACTCTTTCCAGCAAGATCTTTCGATGACTCATGATTTACCTATCGGTCGAGGTCCTACTCGCAAACATCACCAGGAGCACGCAACGGCATCACCCACTGGGCAAGCGCCTGCCCTGGCGAACCCGCGCATTATGAAACCAATGGCCGGCCCGGCTCCAGCTTCAAAACCTGTTTCAGGCATCAGCCCGAGGCGCAATCAAGCCACTACCCTGCTGGAAACGGCACCCGCAGTTCGACTTGCAAGCCACGGCGATGCCAGTCGCGCTGGAGCGTCCCACCGACGCTACCGGCCAGTTGGTCGATCAGTCCCGAACCATAGCCATACCGGGCTGGCGGCTCGGCGATGACAGGCCCGCCGCTCTCCAGCCAACGGATCGCCAGCCAGCCATCGTTGACGGACCAGCGAAGCTCGACCTCGCCTTCAGCAACGCTGAGCGCACCATGCTTCACGGAGTTGGTGGCCAGTTCATGGAGCAGAAGCGCCAGCACGTTGGCCAATGGCCCGGGTACAAGATTCTTCGTGCCACTGAAGCGGCACTGGGCGCCAAAGGGGTGCAGCACCGACACCATGAACGCCTCCATTTCCACATGGGCCACATCGTCCGCCGCCAGTACCGTGGAGTAGGCCCTGGACAGCGCCCGGAGCTTGCCTGCCGCGATCTTGGCCAACGGCTCGGTTGTGCCGGACGCCCTCGCCTCCCTGTCGGCCATCAGGATCACCGCCGCCGCCACGGTGAAGAGGTTCTTGATGCGGTGCACCATTTCCCCCGACAGCAACTGCTCCCTGGCCAGCGACTGATCCAGCTCCTTTTGCAACAGGACCTGCTCGGTGACATCACGTGAAACGCAGACGATGGTATGCACACGCCCTGCAGGGTCGATGGTCGGGGTCAGCAAATTGTCCCAGTAGATGACCTTCCCACAGGCATCGCTGTACCCGGCAAAGCGTGCGCTCAGCCCCGTCGCGGCCAAAGCCAGTGCGTCATAGGCCGCCGAATGAATCGAAGGGGGAAGCAGGGGCACCCAGGCCGAACCCTTGACCTTCGACGGTGCGATATCCAGTGCCACGCATCCGGATGCATTCATGGCCAAGAGGGTGCCATCTGGCGCCAGGACCTTGATGCAATCGGGTGTGGCATCCAACATCGCGCGCTGCAGGTCGAACACGGGCGGCTCGCCATCCCGGCGAACGCGAACTTCGTTATCGTCCTTTCTCATACATCCAACTACCCAAAGGCCGAAAACTCGCCAAAGACTAAAAGAAATCCAGTAGTAGCAATATAAAAGCCGCCCAACGGCAACCACTCCGTCTGCCCCAAAGTAAAACCATAGAAACGAAACTGTTCGACTCAGCCAACTCCCGGCAATAAAGCAACTCACGCGCCGTACTATTACCGGGAGTCATTCGGTACAAACGGTGCTTCTATCCAAGCTACTGTCCAGGCCCTCCAAAGAGCCCATGCGGCCATGGAACACTCACCTGCTCGGACTCGCGCAGTGCTTGCCCTCAACGCCAGCCCAGCGGCACCACTCAATGATCGGAAAGTCCCCGGGGATTGCCACCCGCCCAGGAAAGATTGCCGCCTATCACCGGCCTGCACATTTTCCGCTTATTTACGCAGCGAATGATCGCTTAAGATCACCTGCCGAAATAAACCGATAGCCAAGTCGATAGGGGTTTTCACCATGGGTCATCTGCGCGTCGCTCTGCTGCTCTTCGTCCCCCTCACCTTGATCTGTGGGTGTACGACGCAACTGACGGAAGCCGGCAGGCAAGTGAGCCTGGTCACGGCCGCCTCTGCCCAGGCGTGCAAAGTGCTCAAGCCGTTCACGGTAAAAGGCTCCTCCAATGCAGACGCATTG
It contains:
- a CDS encoding proline iminopeptidase-family hydrolase, which encodes MHFDQQHRIAAPGGQIWTAIRHGESSGLPLVVVHGGPGSNHLYLSNFSEHLKERSLIYYDQLDSGYSARPNDAAHWTLERACDELAAVVEFHGLTRFHLLGSSWGGSIAAAYASCQDPRLASLVLAGPLISAADWNADNRAHLQKLPSPWREVLLAGDSGHPQFEEALQMFNRRHMLRLDEEPPFIKESDRLYNSTLFRHMWGIADFFGDGTLCELDLRDALRRIKCPTHFIVGEHDECSPAAIRRYVRYLDNGGEHVVPEASHLAHIEQPELFFGWLGETLARYDALA
- a CDS encoding MFS transporter, with the translated sequence MENPGIEYTDKQRWFALTKINTLSVLSQVVQIGTITPLLSLSLEQQNVEPAKIGVIVSASWIAILLLYKVVPRLLGQLGLVRANILSAALTIAALIGMTLTSNLVLIFALNFILGIGLILRWIACDTWIVSVASRNERGRAIGVHETLMGLGIAVGPLLLVVFGVGSVVPYYACATIVLISGGLALTLKEHDTQPQTPTQKRHAKLFGVIPVALCGAFIAGFAETSSVSFLAGYSLWAGYALTAATLLISVFGVGGTVLQLPIGWVADRTSCKAGQLICCLVLLLGTVAIPFSQPFPWLATFIVFFWGGAIGGMNTLAVIEAGHRVDEHQVSTAMTAIAMFYTLGSVLGPIITGATVSYISPHGLMISVGVAGALFVALLALRRSATVQ
- a CDS encoding ribonuclease E inhibitor RraB encodes the protein MNTSQASIDAAYTDMQNNGWDTSEPLKWGFFFFGKNEDDLKGVYSELIESDYLVESVHENDDGNLTLCVSKVESLPADKLFRRCMAFNELAEAYGTFFDGWDVERVE
- a CDS encoding sensor histidine kinase; protein product: MRKDDNEVRVRRDGEPPVFDLQRAMLDATPDCIKVLAPDGTLLAMNASGCVALDIAPSKVKGSAWVPLLPPSIHSAAYDALALAATGLSARFAGYSDACGKVIYWDNLLTPTIDPAGRVHTIVCVSRDVTEQVLLQKELDQSLAREQLLSGEMVHRIKNLFTVAAAVILMADREARASGTTEPLAKIAAGKLRALSRAYSTVLAADDVAHVEMEAFMVSVLHPFGAQCRFSGTKNLVPGPLANVLALLLHELATNSVKHGALSVAEGEVELRWSVNDGWLAIRWLESGGPVIAEPPARYGYGSGLIDQLAGSVGGTLQRDWHRRGLQVELRVPFPAG
- a CDS encoding FAD-dependent oxidoreductase encodes the protein MNKATRGTDRAIAIIGAGLGGLTLARVLHRHGVVATVYEAESSAMARSQGGLLDIHQHNGQPALKAAGLHEEFLRLVRPGEDAKRICDSTGKVLLDRPSTGASSRPEVDRGELRQMLLDSLPEGCVRWNHKLTQAISMGNGRHQLVFADGSSSQADLLVGADGAWSKVRPLLTATRPQYTGISFVETFLFDADARHAASAQLIGQGTLMATMPGKGIFAHRHRDGTLQAYVALKVPENWFQNLDLSRPATALPRLAREFEGWSPALTALIDDCESTPVLRPIHELPIAHCWARVPGVTLLGDAAHLMSPFAGEGANLAMYDGAELARAICESGDDLEAALLAYEQELFARSSDAATQTGNNLEVFFNEQAPHGLVELFGNLSPAR